In a genomic window of Magnolia sinica isolate HGM2019 chromosome 14, MsV1, whole genome shotgun sequence:
- the LOC131224803 gene encoding major allergen Pru ar 1-like — protein sequence MVGGTINDEFVSPVPPARLWRAGFRDVRVLVPKLMPEVIVSIDILEGDGGVGTIKKFNFTEVIKDYRFVTDRVEVMDDEKHVLKYVVINEGGHLGTKINSMSCEFKIDPSSDGGCVTKLKIIYDSDEDGPTAEACAAETKEGVVGMVKVVFAYLQANPDAYV from the exons ATGGTCGGGGGCACCATTAACGACGAGTTTGTTTCTCCAGTCCCACCAGCAAGGTTATGGAGGGCAGGCTTTCGGGACGTACGTGTCTTGGTACCGAAGCTCATGCCTGAAGTTATAGTTAGCATTGACATTCTTGAAGGAGATGGTGGTGTTGGCACAATCAAGAAATTCAACTTCACTGAAG TTATCAAGGATTACAGATTTGTGACGGATCGTGTGGAAGTGATGGATGATGAGAAGCATGTCCTCAAATACGTGGTGATTAATGAAGGTGGGCACCTAGGCACAAAGATAAACTCCATGTCTTGTGAATTCAAGATCGACCCCTCAAGCGATGGAGGCTGTGTAACCAAGTTGAAAATCATCTACGACTCGGATGAAGATGGCCCCACAGCTGAGGCGTGTGCTGCGGAGACTAAGGAAGGAGTTGTGGGGATGGTGAAGGTAGTTTTTGCCTATTTGCAGGCTAACCCTGATGCTTATGTGTAG